AGGAACCGCCGCACCGCCGGGGCGGGCGAGCGGAGCGTGACGAAGGCGTAGCGCTTCTCGTGCGGGTAGCTCCCGGATGCGAGCGTCTCCGCTCCCGGAACCGCTCCGTCCAGGGTGAAGACCTTGACGCGGCGCTTTTCGGCCATCGCCATCCCCAGCGCAAGGACCCCGAACGCCCCGGGGACGCTCTCGAGAGTTTCCGCCGCGTCCATGTCGGTCTGCGCGACGATCATCCCCGGCCGCGCCCGGGCGCCGTCCAGGGCGCCGGACATCTCCCTCGACATCCCCCGCAGGATCATCGTGTCGGAATCGCCCTCCGGCCGGAGGACCAGCCGGACCGGAGTGCCGTCGGGCCAGGCCGTCATCCTGCCCGCGTAGATGTCGGTCACGCCCCGGGAAGTCAGGCCGGTC
This region of Thermodesulfobacteriota bacterium genomic DNA includes:
- a CDS encoding substrate-binding domain-containing protein — encoded protein: MRVFPARWPAVVLLASLFHAAPAAADSLTITGNGGSLAAVRLLADAYMKANPETRLEVLPVVGTTGGVRAVLAGRLDIGVAGRQLTPSEKEAGAVETPFARSPFVFCGHRGIPTTGLTSRGVTDIYAGRMTAWPDGTPVRLVLRPEGDSDTMILRGMSREMSGALDGARARPGMIVAQTDMDAAETLESVPGAFGVLALGMAMAEKRRVKVFTLDGAVPGAETLASGSYPHEKRYAFVTLRSPAPAVRRFLDFTRSREAKSLLSRVGFLPLR